The following are encoded together in the Dickeya lacustris genome:
- the rpmE gene encoding 50S ribosomal protein L31, with protein sequence MKEGIHPNYVEITATCSCGNVIKTRSTAAHDLNLDVCGACHPFFTGKQRVVDTGGRVERFNKRFSVPGSKK encoded by the coding sequence ATGAAAGAAGGTATTCACCCGAATTACGTTGAAATTACCGCGACTTGCTCTTGCGGTAACGTCATCAAAACCCGTTCCACCGCTGCTCATGACCTGAACCTGGACGTGTGCGGTGCTTGCCACCCGTTCTTTACCGGCAAACAGCGTGTTGTTGACACCGGTGGCCGTGTTGAGCGTTTCAACAAACGCTTCAGCGTTCCGGGCAGCAAGAAGTAA
- the metJ gene encoding met regulon transcriptional regulator MetJ, giving the protein MAEWNGEYVSPYAEHGKKSEQVKKITVSIPLKVLKILTDERTRRQVNNLRHATNSELLCEAFLHAFTGQPLPNDDDLRKERSDEIPEEAKVIMREMGIDPDTWEY; this is encoded by the coding sequence ATGGCTGAGTGGAATGGCGAATACGTAAGCCCATACGCTGAACACGGCAAGAAAAGTGAACAGGTTAAAAAAATCACCGTATCTATCCCTTTAAAGGTGTTAAAGATACTGACAGACGAACGCACCCGTCGCCAGGTCAATAACCTGCGTCACGCAACCAATAGCGAGTTACTGTGTGAAGCGTTTTTGCACGCTTTTACCGGCCAACCTTTACCGAATGATGATGATCTGCGTAAAGAACGCAGTGATGAAATTCCTGAAGAGGCGAAGGTGATTATGCGTGAGATGGGGATTGACCCGGATACCTGGGAATATTGA
- the metB gene encoding cystathionine gamma-synthase: MTRKQATIAVRSGLNNDEQYGCVVPPIHLSSTYNFTGFNEPRAHDYSRRGNPTRDVVQRALAELEGGAGAVLTNTGMSAILLVCTVFLRPGDLLVAPHDCYGGSYRLFDSLSKRGVFRVKFVDQGNEAELRAALAEKPKLVLVESPSNPLLRVVDIAAICQAARDVGAVSVVDNTFLSPALQNPLKLGADLVVHSCTKYLNGHSDVVAGTVIARDAEVVTELAWWANNIGVTGAAFDSYLLLRGLRTLSPRMAAAQKNALQIVEYLRHQPLVKALYHPSLPENAGHEIACRQQSGFGAMLSFELNGDENTLRRFLSSLELFTLAESLGGVESLISHAATMTHAGMAPQARAAAGISETLLRISVGIEDGDDLVADLDRAFQSAVKG, translated from the coding sequence ATGACGCGTAAACAGGCTACTATTGCAGTTCGCAGTGGGTTAAACAATGACGAGCAGTACGGCTGCGTTGTTCCCCCTATTCATCTCTCCAGCACCTATAATTTCACCGGTTTTAATGAACCCAGAGCCCATGACTACTCGCGGCGCGGCAATCCGACCCGCGATGTGGTGCAACGCGCGCTGGCGGAGCTGGAAGGCGGAGCGGGTGCGGTGTTAACCAACACCGGTATGTCGGCAATTCTGCTGGTATGCACCGTATTTCTGCGCCCGGGTGATTTGCTGGTCGCTCCTCACGATTGTTATGGTGGCAGCTATCGTCTGTTCGATAGCCTGAGTAAGCGCGGTGTGTTCCGGGTGAAGTTTGTTGATCAGGGTAATGAGGCCGAGCTTCGCGCTGCGCTGGCGGAAAAACCGAAGCTGGTACTGGTAGAAAGCCCGAGTAACCCGTTGCTGCGCGTGGTGGACATTGCGGCTATCTGCCAGGCGGCGCGTGACGTAGGGGCGGTAAGCGTGGTGGATAACACCTTCCTGAGCCCTGCGCTGCAAAACCCGTTGAAACTGGGGGCGGATCTGGTGGTGCATTCGTGTACCAAATACCTCAATGGGCACTCGGATGTGGTGGCTGGTACGGTAATCGCCCGCGATGCTGAGGTGGTGACGGAGCTTGCCTGGTGGGCCAATAATATTGGCGTCACCGGTGCGGCATTCGACAGCTATTTACTGCTGCGCGGTTTACGCACGCTGTCGCCGCGTATGGCGGCGGCGCAGAAAAACGCGCTGCAAATTGTGGAGTATTTACGGCATCAGCCGTTGGTGAAAGCGTTATATCATCCTTCGTTGCCAGAGAACGCCGGTCATGAAATTGCCTGTCGGCAGCAGTCCGGTTTCGGCGCGATGTTGAGTTTTGAGCTGAACGGTGATGAAAATACCCTGCGCCGTTTTCTATCGTCGCTGGAGTTGTTTACTCTGGCAGAGTCACTCGGTGGCGTAGAAAGCCTGATTTCGCATGCCGCCACCATGACGCACGCGGGCATGGCGCCGCAAGCGCGGGCCGCTGCGGGGATTTCGGAAACGTTATTGCGTATTTCGGTGGGTATTGAAGACGGTGACGATCTGGTTGCCGATCTCGACCGGGCCTTTCAGTCAGCAGTCAAGGGGTAA
- a CDS encoding bifunctional aspartate kinase/homoserine dehydrogenase II, translating to MGALGGSAVKGRQLHKFGGSSLADVKCYQRVAGIMADYSRPGDLMVVSAAGSTTNQLISWLTLSQTDRLSAHQVQQSLRRYQSDLIAGLLPAEAAAALTQAFIRDLERLAALLDGNITDAVYAEVVGHGEIWSARLMAAVLSLRNLPADWLDARAFLRAERAAQPQVDEGLSWPLLQQLLAQHAGQRLVITGFISRNEAGETVLLGRNGSDYSATQIGALAGVERVTIWSDVAGVYSADPRKVKDACLLPLLRLDEASELARLAAPVLHARTLQPVSGSDIDLQLRCSYQPEQGSTRIERVLASGTGAKIVTSHDDVCLIELNIPASHDFARAQKEVEQLLQKAQIRPLALGVHQDRNLLQLCYTSEVVRSAWQVLEQAALPMSLHLREGLSLVAMVGAGVCRNPLHSHRFYQQLHDQPIEFVWQAEDGISLVAVLRVGPTEHLIRGLHHSLFRAEKRIGLVLFGKGNIGSRWLELFAREQSLISARTGFEFTLAGVVDSSRSLLNYDGLDASRVLAFFGDEAQERDDDELFLWMRAHPYDDLVVLDVTASQSVADLYLDFASYGFHVISANKLAGASGGDNYRQIRDAFAKTGRHWLYNATVGAGLPVNYTVRDLRESGDSILAISGIFSGTLSWLFLQFDGTVPFTDLVDQAWQQGLTEPDPRVDLSGQDVMRKLVILAREAGYEIEPNQVRVESLVPAGCADISVDQFFEEGESLNEQMLQRLEAANELGLVLRYVARFDVNGKARVGVEAVRPDHPLAALLPCDNVFAIESRWYRDNPLVIRGPGAGRDVTAGAIQSDLNRLAQLL from the coding sequence ATGGGTGCGTTAGGGGGATCTGCGGTCAAAGGACGGCAGTTGCATAAATTTGGCGGCAGCAGCCTGGCTGATGTGAAGTGCTATCAACGTGTTGCCGGTATCATGGCGGACTACAGCCGCCCAGGTGATTTGATGGTGGTGTCTGCCGCAGGCAGTACCACGAATCAGTTAATCAGTTGGTTGACCCTCAGCCAGACGGATCGCCTTTCTGCCCATCAGGTGCAGCAGTCGCTGCGCCGCTATCAGAGCGATTTAATCGCCGGGTTGCTGCCAGCGGAAGCGGCAGCCGCGTTGACGCAAGCATTCATCCGTGACCTTGAGCGGCTGGCCGCGTTGTTGGATGGCAATATCACCGATGCGGTATACGCCGAAGTTGTCGGGCATGGCGAAATTTGGTCGGCCCGGCTGATGGCGGCCGTGCTGAGTTTGCGCAATTTGCCTGCCGACTGGCTGGACGCCAGAGCTTTTTTACGCGCCGAACGCGCCGCACAGCCGCAGGTTGACGAAGGGCTTTCCTGGCCACTGCTGCAACAACTGCTGGCGCAGCATGCCGGTCAGCGGCTGGTGATCACCGGGTTTATCAGCCGCAATGAGGCGGGTGAAACGGTGTTGCTGGGGCGCAACGGCAGTGACTATTCCGCTACCCAGATTGGTGCGCTGGCGGGAGTTGAGCGCGTTACCATCTGGAGTGATGTTGCCGGGGTGTACAGCGCTGACCCGCGTAAAGTGAAAGATGCCTGCCTGTTGCCGTTGCTGCGCCTCGATGAAGCCAGTGAACTGGCGCGACTGGCGGCCCCGGTTTTGCATGCCCGCACATTACAGCCGGTTTCCGGCAGCGATATCGACCTGCAACTGCGTTGCAGTTACCAGCCTGAACAAGGCTCAACCCGAATCGAGCGCGTGTTGGCATCGGGCACCGGCGCGAAAATTGTCACCAGTCATGATGATGTGTGCCTGATTGAACTCAATATTCCTGCGTCTCACGATTTTGCGCGCGCGCAGAAAGAGGTTGAGCAACTGTTGCAAAAAGCCCAGATAAGGCCGCTGGCGCTGGGGGTACATCAGGATCGCAACCTGCTGCAACTGTGCTACACCTCTGAAGTGGTGCGCAGCGCCTGGCAGGTGCTGGAACAGGCGGCGTTGCCGATGTCACTGCATTTGCGCGAGGGGCTGTCGCTGGTGGCGATGGTGGGCGCGGGCGTGTGCCGTAATCCGCTGCACAGCCACCGTTTTTATCAGCAACTGCATGACCAGCCGATTGAGTTTGTCTGGCAGGCGGAAGATGGCATCAGCCTGGTGGCGGTGTTGCGCGTTGGGCCGACGGAGCATCTGATTCGCGGCCTGCACCACTCGCTGTTCCGTGCAGAAAAGCGTATTGGCCTGGTGCTGTTTGGCAAAGGTAACATCGGCTCGCGCTGGCTGGAGCTGTTTGCCCGCGAGCAAAGCCTGATTTCGGCGCGCACCGGTTTTGAGTTTACGCTGGCTGGCGTGGTCGATAGTTCGCGCAGTTTGCTGAATTACGATGGGCTGGATGCCAGCCGGGTGCTGGCGTTTTTTGGCGATGAAGCGCAGGAGCGTGATGACGACGAGCTGTTTTTGTGGATGCGCGCCCATCCCTATGATGACCTGGTGGTGCTCGATGTGACCGCCAGCCAGTCGGTCGCCGACCTGTATCTGGATTTTGCCAGTTACGGTTTCCATGTGATCAGCGCCAACAAGCTGGCCGGTGCGTCGGGGGGCGATAATTATCGTCAAATCCGCGATGCGTTCGCCAAAACCGGCCGACACTGGTTGTATAACGCCACCGTCGGTGCAGGCCTGCCGGTTAACTATACCGTGCGCGATTTACGTGAAAGCGGCGACAGTATTCTGGCTATCAGCGGCATTTTTTCCGGCACGCTGTCGTGGCTGTTTTTGCAGTTTGACGGCACGGTGCCCTTTACCGATTTGGTCGATCAAGCCTGGCAGCAAGGGCTGACGGAGCCCGATCCGCGCGTTGACCTCTCCGGGCAGGATGTGATGCGCAAACTGGTGATTCTGGCGCGTGAAGCGGGTTATGAGATTGAGCCGAATCAGGTGCGCGTTGAGTCACTGGTGCCCGCTGGTTGTGCAGATATCTCGGTCGATCAGTTCTTTGAAGAGGGCGAGTCCCTGAATGAACAGATGCTGCAACGGCTGGAAGCCGCCAATGAGCTGGGGTTAGTGCTGCGTTATGTCGCCCGGTTTGATGTGAATGGCAAAGCGCGGGTTGGCGTCGAAGCCGTGCGACCGGATCATCCGCTGGCCGCCCTGCTGCCCTGTGATAACGTGTTTGCCATCGAAAGCCGCTGGTATCGTGATAATCCGCTGGTCATTCGCGGGCCGGGAGCCGGTCGGGACGTTACCGCCGGGGCGATTCAGTCCGATCTCAACCGTCTGGCGCAGCTGTTATAA
- a CDS encoding zinc-binding dehydrogenase has translation MLIHAGAGGVGSFAIQFARHAGAHVIATASGDGVELARRLGAETVIDYKMQDFTTSIPPVDVVLDLVGGETQTRSYQVLRQSGRLVSTAMPPDDTLAREYGVTATMFYAKPYSSGLQALATQIAHQGVRVVIDRHVPLDTFDDAWNRLLSRQARGKITVALD, from the coding sequence GTGCTTATCCACGCAGGCGCAGGCGGCGTCGGTAGCTTTGCCATTCAGTTCGCACGCCACGCAGGCGCGCATGTCATTGCGACGGCTTCCGGTGATGGCGTGGAGCTGGCTCGTCGTCTGGGAGCGGAGACCGTTATCGACTACAAGATGCAAGATTTCACAACTTCGATACCGCCAGTCGATGTGGTGTTAGATCTGGTGGGGGGTGAAACACAAACCCGCTCTTATCAGGTGCTGCGACAATCCGGTCGTTTAGTTTCCACCGCGATGCCGCCGGACGACACTCTCGCCAGAGAGTACGGCGTTACTGCCACCATGTTTTATGCCAAACCCTATAGCAGCGGTTTGCAGGCACTCGCCACGCAGATTGCTCATCAAGGCGTGCGGGTGGTGATTGATAGACATGTACCGCTAGACACCTTTGATGATGCCTGGAACAGGCTTCTTTCCCGACAAGCGCGCGGAAAAATTACCGTCGCACTCGACTAA
- a CDS encoding alcohol dehydrogenase catalytic domain-containing protein, with amino-acid sequence MKAVRLHHFNTTPAIEEVPVPEIAADQVLIRVEAASLNPLDTLVASGVARQFFEMRLPLTLGTDLAGTIERVGSGVRSVANGRSGYRLDRCGSGRCAG; translated from the coding sequence ATGAAAGCTGTACGCCTGCACCATTTCAATACCACACCTGCGATTGAAGAAGTGCCCGTACCTGAGATTGCAGCCGATCAGGTCTTAATTCGCGTTGAAGCCGCCTCGCTTAACCCGCTGGATACGCTTGTCGCATCCGGTGTCGCCCGGCAGTTCTTTGAGATGAGATTACCCCTCACACTGGGCACCGATCTTGCCGGAACCATAGAGCGCGTCGGCTCCGGCGTCAGATCAGTGGCAAACGGGCGATCGGGTTATCGCCTGGACAGATGCGGGTCTGGGCGGTGCGCTGGCTGA
- a CDS encoding TetR/AcrR family transcriptional regulator, whose amino-acid sequence MPTTPAHRTAKGAQRVHDLIVVAAEQFLEHGFEAVAVDNLIARVGGSRRNVYSHFGGKEGLFKAAMLHVSNEMAKPLDKLTIAGREPEEVLPAFGRELVRTALSPRTLAVHRLLTNEGGRFPEIAQEMLAASYLKILDKLADWIATHQAKPASKISNAFPAKVLAEKFMSMTSSDIKLRAIVGLVSLPLSDEDIDNIVNHAVDIFLHGITAR is encoded by the coding sequence ATGCCGACTACACCGGCCCACCGCACAGCGAAAGGCGCACAACGGGTTCATGACTTGATCGTTGTCGCCGCTGAACAATTTCTCGAACATGGGTTTGAGGCCGTAGCCGTGGATAACCTGATAGCGCGGGTCGGGGGGTCGCGTCGTAACGTTTATAGCCATTTTGGCGGTAAAGAGGGGTTGTTTAAGGCCGCTATGCTCCATGTCAGTAACGAAATGGCAAAACCACTGGACAAACTTACGATAGCGGGCCGTGAGCCTGAAGAGGTGTTACCGGCATTTGGCCGTGAATTGGTACGTACCGCACTTTCGCCGCGAACGCTGGCAGTGCATCGCCTGCTGACGAATGAAGGTGGCCGTTTTCCTGAGATAGCACAGGAAATGCTGGCTGCAAGCTACCTGAAAATTCTCGATAAACTGGCGGACTGGATCGCCACACACCAGGCAAAACCGGCCAGTAAAATCAGTAACGCGTTCCCGGCCAAGGTATTAGCCGAAAAATTTATGAGCATGACCTCAAGCGACATCAAGCTACGCGCCATTGTCGGCTTGGTTTCCCTCCCGTTGTCCGATGAAGACATCGACAACATCGTCAATCACGCAGTTGATATTTTTCTCCACGGTATAACCGCCCGATAA
- the metF gene encoding methylenetetrahydrofolate reductase, producing the protein MSFFHANHREALNQNLAELQGRINVSFEFFPPRTSEMEETLWSSIDRLSSLKPKFVSVTYGANSGERDRTHSIIKGIKERTGLEAAPHLTCVDATRDELKAIAQDYWNSGIRHIVALRGDLPAGGGKPEMYAADLVSLLKDVGEFDISVAAYPEVHPEAKSAQADLINLKRKIDAGANRAITQFFFDVESYLRFRDRCVTTGIDVEIVPGILPVSNFKQLQRFATMTNVRVPNWMTAMFEGLDNDPETRKMVGASIAMDMVKILSREGVKDFHFYTLNRAELSYAICHTLGVRPAVSA; encoded by the coding sequence ATGAGCTTTTTCCACGCGAACCATCGGGAAGCGCTGAACCAGAATCTGGCAGAATTGCAGGGCCGGATTAATGTTTCCTTTGAATTTTTCCCGCCGCGTACCAGCGAGATGGAAGAAACGCTGTGGAGCTCTATTGACCGTCTGAGTAGCCTGAAGCCTAAGTTTGTTTCGGTAACGTATGGCGCTAATTCGGGTGAGCGCGATCGCACCCACAGCATTATCAAAGGGATTAAGGAGCGCACCGGTCTTGAGGCCGCGCCGCATTTAACCTGTGTTGATGCGACGCGTGACGAATTAAAAGCCATTGCGCAAGATTATTGGAACAGCGGTATTCGCCATATCGTGGCGTTGCGCGGCGACTTACCGGCGGGCGGCGGCAAGCCAGAAATGTACGCAGCCGATCTGGTGTCGTTGCTTAAAGACGTGGGTGAGTTTGATATTTCTGTCGCCGCCTACCCTGAAGTTCACCCGGAGGCGAAAAGCGCTCAGGCGGATTTGATTAACCTGAAACGTAAAATCGACGCTGGCGCTAATCGTGCCATCACCCAGTTCTTTTTCGACGTGGAAAGCTACCTGCGCTTTCGTGACCGCTGCGTGACGACCGGTATCGATGTAGAGATTGTGCCGGGTATTCTACCCGTCTCGAATTTCAAACAATTACAGCGTTTTGCCACCATGACCAACGTGCGGGTGCCAAACTGGATGACCGCGATGTTTGAAGGGCTGGATAATGACCCGGAAACCCGCAAAATGGTCGGTGCATCAATTGCTATGGATATGGTGAAGATTCTTAGCCGTGAAGGGGTGAAAGATTTTCATTTTTACACGCTGAACCGTGCAGAACTGAGCTATGCCATTTGCCATACACTGGGTGTGCGCCCGGCTGTTTCCGCCTGA
- a CDS encoding glutathione peroxidase: MFASQEGKKIPAVTFHTRQGDQWVDVTTDELFNHKTVVVFSLPGAFTPTCSSSHLPRYNELAAVFKQFGVDAILCVSVNDTFVMNAWKADQNAENITFIPDGNGEFTRSMNMLVEKAEIGFGPRSWRYSMLVRDGIVEKMFVEPNKPGDPFEVSDADTMLKYLAPHYKVQESVALFTKPGCPFCAKAKQLLQDNGIQYEEIMLGKDATTVSLRAVTGRSTVPQVFIGGRHIGGSEELETFLSA, translated from the coding sequence ATGTTTGCAAGCCAAGAAGGCAAAAAAATTCCCGCTGTCACCTTTCATACCCGACAAGGCGATCAGTGGGTTGATGTGACGACCGACGAACTGTTCAACCATAAAACCGTGGTCGTCTTTTCTTTACCAGGGGCCTTTACACCAACATGTTCTTCCAGCCATTTGCCACGCTATAACGAGTTGGCTGCCGTATTCAAGCAGTTTGGTGTTGATGCGATTCTGTGCGTTTCCGTCAACGACACCTTTGTGATGAATGCCTGGAAAGCTGACCAAAACGCAGAAAATATTACCTTTATTCCTGACGGCAACGGTGAATTCACCCGTTCAATGAATATGCTGGTCGAAAAAGCGGAAATAGGCTTCGGCCCCCGCTCCTGGCGCTACTCGATGCTGGTTCGTGACGGTATCGTAGAAAAAATGTTTGTTGAGCCGAATAAACCAGGCGACCCGTTTGAGGTTTCCGACGCCGACACCATGCTGAAATACCTGGCTCCACACTATAAGGTACAAGAATCCGTTGCCCTGTTCACCAAGCCCGGTTGCCCGTTTTGCGCCAAGGCCAAACAGTTGCTTCAGGACAACGGCATACAGTATGAGGAAATCATGCTGGGCAAAGATGCCACCACGGTCAGCTTGCGAGCCGTGACCGGGCGCAGCACCGTACCGCAGGTGTTTATCGGTGGCCGACACATTGGCGGAAGTGAAGAACTGGAAACGTTTTTGAGCGCCTGA
- the oxyR gene encoding DNA-binding transcriptional regulator OxyR, with protein sequence MNIRDLEYLVALAEHRHFRRAADSCHVSQPTLSGQIRKLEDELGVMLLERTSRKVLFTQAGLLLVEQARTVLREVKVLKEMASQQGETMSGPLHIGLIPTVGPYLLPHIIPMLHRSFPKLEMYLHEAQTHQLLAQLDSGKLDCAILAMVKETEAFIEVPLFDEPMKLAIYQEHPWANRERVAMSDLAGEKLLMLEDGHCLRDQAMGFCFQAGADEDTHFRATSLETLRNMVAAGSGITLLPSLAVPQDKIRDGVCYLPCHKPEPKRTIALVYRPGSPLRGRYEQLAESVREHMQLYMEQQSKQPV encoded by the coding sequence ATGAATATTCGGGATTTAGAGTATCTGGTGGCATTGGCAGAGCACCGCCATTTTCGGCGGGCGGCGGACTCATGCCACGTCAGCCAACCCACGCTGAGTGGCCAGATTCGCAAGCTGGAAGATGAGTTGGGTGTAATGCTGTTGGAGCGAACCAGTCGTAAGGTGTTGTTTACTCAGGCTGGGTTGCTACTGGTTGAACAAGCCAGAACGGTGTTGCGTGAAGTTAAGGTACTCAAAGAGATGGCGAGTCAGCAAGGCGAAACCATGTCAGGCCCGCTGCATATTGGTTTAATCCCGACCGTTGGCCCCTATTTGTTGCCTCATATTATTCCCATGCTGCATCGCAGTTTCCCGAAGCTGGAGATGTATCTTCATGAAGCCCAGACCCATCAACTGTTAGCCCAGCTCGATAGCGGTAAGCTGGATTGCGCGATTCTGGCGATGGTGAAAGAGACCGAAGCCTTTATTGAAGTACCGTTGTTTGATGAACCAATGAAACTGGCGATTTATCAAGAGCATCCATGGGCTAACCGCGAGCGGGTGGCCATGTCTGATTTGGCTGGGGAAAAACTGCTGATGCTGGAAGATGGCCACTGCCTGCGCGATCAGGCGATGGGTTTTTGTTTTCAGGCCGGAGCAGATGAGGACACCCATTTTCGCGCGACCAGTCTTGAAACGCTGCGCAACATGGTGGCGGCAGGTAGCGGTATCACACTGTTGCCGTCGCTGGCGGTGCCGCAAGACAAAATCCGTGACGGCGTGTGCTACCTGCCTTGCCATAAACCTGAGCCCAAACGCACCATTGCACTGGTGTATCGTCCGGGCTCGCCGCTACGTGGCCGTTATGAGCAACTGGCCGAGTCTGTTCGTGAACACATGCAGCTCTATATGGAGCAGCAATCAAAACAGCCGGTTTAA
- the fabR gene encoding HTH-type transcriptional repressor FabR: protein MMGVRAQQKERTRRSLIEAAFSQLSAERSFASLSLREVAREAGIAPTSFYRHFRDVDELGLTMVDESGLMLRQLMRQARQRIVKSGGSVIRTSVSTFMEFIGNNPNAFRLLLRERSGTSAAFRAAVAREIQHFIAELADYLEVENHIPRSFAEAQSEAMVTIVFSAGAEALDVDAEQRRHLEERLVLQLRMIAKGAYYWYRKEQGKGFGSYPEG, encoded by the coding sequence ATAATGGGTGTCAGAGCACAACAAAAAGAACGGACGCGCCGTTCCCTGATCGAAGCGGCATTCAGCCAGTTAAGCGCTGAACGTAGCTTCGCCAGCCTGAGTTTGCGTGAGGTAGCCCGCGAAGCAGGCATTGCCCCCACTTCGTTTTATCGCCATTTCCGCGATGTGGATGAATTGGGGCTGACGATGGTCGATGAAAGCGGCCTGATGCTACGGCAACTGATGCGCCAGGCGCGGCAGCGCATTGTCAAAAGCGGCGGCAGCGTGATTCGCACCTCGGTCTCGACGTTTATGGAGTTTATCGGTAACAATCCAAACGCGTTTCGTTTGTTGCTGCGTGAACGTTCTGGTACATCGGCGGCGTTTCGTGCGGCTGTCGCGCGGGAAATTCAGCATTTTATTGCGGAACTGGCCGATTACCTTGAAGTCGAAAATCATATTCCGCGCAGCTTCGCCGAAGCACAGTCAGAAGCGATGGTGACGATTGTCTTTAGCGCGGGCGCCGAGGCGCTGGACGTGGATGCCGAACAACGGCGGCATTTGGAAGAGCGTTTGGTATTGCAACTGCGCATGATTGCCAAAGGCGCTTATTACTGGTATCGCAAAGAGCAGGGTAAAGGCTTTGGCTCTTATCCTGAAGGATAA
- a CDS encoding YijD family membrane protein: MTEQKQSEKGTLVLALLAGLSANGSFIAVFSSPVPFSIFPLIALVLSVYCLHQRYMHHAMPQGTPMLAAGCFLLGLLLYSAIVRAEYPQIGSNFVPSVLCVALALWLVAKLRARKPAQESDTH, translated from the coding sequence ATGACAGAGCAGAAACAGTCAGAAAAAGGCACGCTGGTATTGGCGCTGTTGGCGGGTTTGTCTGCTAACGGTTCTTTTATTGCGGTGTTCAGTTCGCCGGTGCCCTTTTCCATTTTTCCGTTAATTGCGCTGGTGCTGTCTGTTTATTGCCTGCACCAGCGCTACATGCACCACGCCATGCCGCAAGGCACTCCGATGCTGGCGGCGGGCTGCTTCTTACTCGGCCTGTTACTGTACAGCGCGATTGTACGGGCGGAATATCCGCAAATCGGCTCGAATTTCGTGCCTTCTGTCTTGTGTGTGGCGCTGGCACTATGGCTGGTGGCGAAGTTGCGGGCGCGCAAGCCCGCACAAGAGAGCGACACGCACTAG
- the trmA gene encoding tRNA (uridine(54)-C5)-methyltransferase TrmA: MTPDILPIDQYDAQLEEKIGRLVTLMAPFGAPAPRVFRSQVSHYRMRAEFRIWHEGDDLYHIVFDQHTKQRIRVDQFPAASELINRLMPVLLDALRSDPVLRRKLFQIDYLSTLSGEIVVSLLYHKALNEEWQQQASALRDTLREQGFALQLIGRATKTKICLDRDYADERLPVAGREMIYRQVENSFTQPNAGVNIQMLEWALNVTAGSKGDLLELYCGNGNFSLALARNFERVLATEIAKPSVAAAQYNIAANHIDNVQIIRMAAEEFTQAMNGVRQFNRLQGINLSDYHCETIFVDPPRSGLDEDTVKLVQAYPRILYVSCNPQTLCDNLTTLSQTHRISQLALFDQFPYTHHMECGVLLERCV, from the coding sequence ATGACGCCAGATATCCTGCCCATCGACCAGTATGACGCCCAACTCGAGGAGAAAATCGGACGTCTTGTCACCCTGATGGCCCCTTTTGGCGCGCCTGCACCTCGCGTGTTCCGCTCGCAAGTCAGTCACTACCGGATGCGGGCGGAGTTTCGTATCTGGCATGAGGGGGATGACCTCTACCACATCGTGTTCGATCAGCACACCAAGCAACGGATCCGCGTCGATCAATTCCCTGCCGCCAGTGAACTCATCAACCGCCTGATGCCCGTCCTGCTCGATGCCCTGCGTAGTGACCCGGTGTTGCGCCGTAAGCTGTTCCAGATTGACTACCTCTCGACACTGAGTGGCGAGATTGTGGTGTCACTGCTCTATCACAAAGCACTGAATGAGGAGTGGCAGCAGCAAGCCAGCGCCCTGCGAGACACATTGCGTGAGCAAGGTTTTGCGCTGCAACTGATTGGCCGGGCAACGAAAACCAAAATCTGTCTGGATCGTGATTACGCGGATGAGCGTCTGCCTGTCGCTGGCCGGGAGATGATTTATCGTCAGGTAGAAAACAGCTTCACCCAGCCGAATGCCGGGGTGAATATTCAAATGCTGGAGTGGGCGCTTAACGTTACTGCCGGTTCAAAAGGCGACTTACTGGAGCTGTATTGCGGTAACGGCAATTTTTCGCTGGCGCTGGCACGCAACTTCGAGCGGGTGTTAGCCACCGAAATCGCCAAGCCATCAGTGGCTGCCGCACAGTACAACATCGCCGCCAATCACATTGATAACGTGCAGATTATTCGTATGGCGGCAGAAGAATTTACGCAAGCGATGAACGGTGTACGCCAGTTCAACCGTTTGCAGGGCATCAACCTGAGTGACTACCACTGCGAGACGATTTTTGTTGACCCGCCACGCAGCGGCCTTGATGAAGATACGGTGAAACTGGTGCAGGCTTATCCACGCATTTTGTATGTGTCCTGCAACCCACAAACCCTGTGCGACAACCTGACAACCCTGAGCCAGACTCACCGTATCAGCCAGTTAGCGCTGTTTGATCAGTTCCCCTACACCCACCATATGGAGTGCGGCGTCTTACTGGAACGATGCGTCTAG